The Amycolatopsis japonica nucleotide sequence GCGTTGTTCGGCCAGGGCATCGCCATCGGTCTGGCCCGTTATCTGTCCGGCCGGGTGAGCGCGTCCGTGATCGCGCACGCGGCCAACAACCTCCCACCGGCTGTATTGCTCTTCGCGGCGAGGTGATCGCCGGTCCAGGCGGTTAGAGTCTTTGAGTAACCGAACGATCACCGGAGGATCGGCGTGACCGTATCTCAGCCCAGGGAGCCGATCCCCGAGGCCGCGCCGCCGGATGAGCTCCCAGAAGAAGTCATTGCCGGAGGTGAGGTGGCCGCGCCCGACACGCCACCGCCGCATCGCTGGGGATTCGGGGCCTTCCTCCTGGTGGAGGCCGTCCTGCTGGCGTCGGCGGCGTTCATCAGCGTCCTGCTCGGCGACGTCCAGCCCGGTCAGCCCCTGCCGATGCGCATGGTGCTGCTCGGCACCATGCTGCCGACGATGATCGCGGCGGGCGTGGCGCTGCTGATCACCCGGCTGCGGGGCAACGGCCCGTTCATCGACCTGCGGATCGGCTGGAGCTGGGCCGACGTCAAGGTCGGCCTCAAACTCGGGGTGCTCGGGCTCGGGTTCACCTCGCTCGCCGCCTGGGCCTGGACGCAGGTCGTGGGCAACGAGAACGCGACCTCGGCGATCAGCGCACTCGTCGAGGATCGGCGGATGTCGGTCTCGGCCGCCGTCGTCATGTTCATCTACCTGTGGCTGGTCGGGCCGATCTGCGAGGAGATCATCTACCGCGGCCTCCTGTGGGGCGCGGTCGAGCGATTGACCTGGCGCACCGAACGCTGGGGGAGGATCGCGGCGTTCCTGGTCTCCACGGCGGTTTTCGCGGCGAGCCACCTCGAACCGCTGCGCACCACGTTGCTGCTGGTGATCGCGA carries:
- a CDS encoding CPBP family intramembrane glutamic endopeptidase codes for the protein MTVSQPREPIPEAAPPDELPEEVIAGGEVAAPDTPPPHRWGFGAFLLVEAVLLASAAFISVLLGDVQPGQPLPMRMVLLGTMLPTMIAAGVALLITRLRGNGPFIDLRIGWSWADVKVGLKLGVLGLGFTSLAAWAWTQVVGNENATSAISALVEDRRMSVSAAVVMFIYLWLVGPICEEIIYRGLLWGAVERLTWRTERWGRIAAFLVSTAVFAASHLEPLRTTLLLVIAIPIGLARVFTGRLLGSVVAHQVNNFLPAVTILLASLGIAAF